The following coding sequences are from one Halobacteria archaeon AArc-dxtr1 window:
- a CDS encoding fused MFS/spermidine synthase, with product MDVRSPTAYQPTKAELAVFVSGITSMGLEILAVRIVAPQYGSHIYTVGGILTVCLAALSLGYWQGGKRAAQATNREMSWILLATAVYVAIIVYASDMLLIYTSTLPLSPRYAALPATILLFGPPTYLLGFISPYAAELSAKTGVGEASGHVYALGTIGSIVGSAATTFLLIPSLTIELIGLLFGLALVATALVLVSPSLPKPTVAASVVIVALLVVSSGMGPVAFDHRGDVVYETQTAHQQLEIVDDGDVRTMYLDGAQHSAIDLEDPDRHVFKYTEYFHLPMLAVDDPDEVENVLFVGGGGYVGPQDFHERYDVDVDVVEIDPQVTDAAEEYFELEQGENMTAYEDDGRQFLAGADEEYDLIILDAYKQDQVPFQLTTVEFMELVSDRLADDGVLHANVVGAPSGSGSEFYHAQYETMDEVFPDVYSFRTSDANAVQNIQLVATNDETGFSQDELAERNADRELSIDLADAVENYIESPDTGDAPVLRDDRAGVDSLLDPMLGQRYVIEETEPATATSAPLVAPRVG from the coding sequence ATGGACGTGCGGTCGCCGACGGCATATCAGCCGACGAAAGCCGAACTCGCGGTCTTCGTCTCCGGGATCACCAGCATGGGGCTGGAGATCCTTGCAGTCAGGATCGTCGCCCCGCAGTACGGGAGCCACATCTACACGGTCGGCGGGATCCTAACGGTCTGTCTCGCCGCCTTGAGCCTGGGCTACTGGCAGGGTGGCAAGCGCGCCGCGCAGGCGACCAACCGGGAGATGTCCTGGATCTTACTCGCGACCGCAGTCTACGTCGCGATCATCGTCTACGCGAGCGACATGCTTCTCATTTACACGTCGACGCTGCCGCTGTCGCCGCGGTACGCCGCGCTTCCGGCGACCATCCTGCTGTTCGGGCCGCCAACCTACCTGCTCGGGTTCATTAGCCCCTACGCTGCGGAGCTCTCGGCCAAGACGGGGGTCGGCGAGGCCTCGGGCCACGTCTACGCGCTCGGGACGATCGGCAGCATCGTCGGCTCGGCGGCGACGACGTTCCTGCTCATTCCGAGTCTCACGATCGAACTGATCGGGCTGCTGTTCGGGCTCGCGTTAGTCGCAACTGCCCTGGTGCTCGTAAGCCCCTCGCTTCCGAAGCCAACCGTCGCCGCGAGCGTCGTGATCGTCGCCCTGCTCGTCGTCTCCTCTGGAATGGGCCCGGTCGCCTTCGATCACCGCGGCGACGTCGTCTACGAGACCCAGACGGCCCACCAGCAACTCGAGATCGTCGACGACGGGGACGTTCGAACGATGTACCTGGATGGGGCCCAGCACAGCGCGATCGATCTCGAGGATCCGGATCGCCACGTCTTCAAGTACACCGAATACTTCCACCTGCCGATGCTCGCGGTCGACGACCCAGACGAGGTAGAGAACGTGTTGTTCGTCGGCGGGGGCGGCTACGTCGGTCCGCAGGACTTCCACGAGCGCTACGACGTCGACGTCGACGTCGTCGAGATCGATCCCCAGGTGACCGACGCCGCCGAGGAGTACTTCGAACTCGAACAGGGTGAGAACATGACCGCTTACGAAGACGACGGTCGGCAGTTCCTCGCCGGCGCAGACGAGGAGTACGACCTCATCATCCTCGACGCCTACAAGCAGGATCAGGTCCCCTTCCAGCTGACGACCGTCGAGTTCATGGAACTCGTCTCGGATCGGCTGGCCGACGACGGCGTGCTCCACGCAAACGTCGTCGGCGCGCCCTCGGGTTCCGGTTCGGAGTTCTACCACGCCCAGTACGAGACGATGGACGAGGTCTTCCCCGACGTCTACAGCTTCCGCACCTCGGATGCGAACGCAGTCCAGAACATCCAGCTGGTTGCGACCAACGACGAAACCGGCTTCAGCCAGGACGAACTCGCGGAGCGAAACGCCGACCGCGAGCTGAGTATCGACCTCGCAGACGCTGTCGAGAACTACATCGAGAGTCCCGACACCGGCGATGCACCCGTCCTTCGGGACGACCGGGCTGGGGTCGACAGTCTGCTCGATCCGATGCTCGGCCAGCGATACGTGATCGAGGAGACCGAGCCGGCGACGGCGACGTCTGCTCCACTCGTCGCACCGCGGGTCGGATAG
- a CDS encoding phytanoyl-CoA dioxygenase family protein, with the protein MQLSDSQFEQYQTDGYVVVEDALSPDQIERVTERLREYTHGDRDPAGFDSQLEPRVERGELEVEEEGDAVRKFEGLGMVEEDDVFREVADNETIVSVAQQLLGPNLKLLRSAAMFKPPEIGSEKGFHQDAAYYPIHPMDHVTVWIALDDATPENGCMNVVPGAHKDGILGHEAVEYDTDIVIGERDYDADDAVAVPMEAGSVLFQHCLTPHYTAPNTSEHWRRALIMAYMRSRSRFTKSDEELPGWVDSVHITGEEFPGCV; encoded by the coding sequence ATGCAGCTCTCAGACAGCCAGTTCGAGCAGTACCAGACGGACGGCTACGTCGTCGTCGAGGACGCGCTTTCACCCGACCAGATCGAGCGCGTGACGGAGCGACTCCGGGAGTATACCCACGGTGACCGCGACCCCGCCGGCTTCGACAGCCAGCTCGAACCCCGCGTCGAGCGCGGTGAACTCGAGGTCGAGGAGGAAGGCGACGCCGTCCGCAAGTTCGAGGGCCTTGGAATGGTCGAGGAGGACGACGTCTTCCGCGAGGTTGCAGACAACGAGACGATCGTCTCTGTCGCCCAGCAGCTTCTGGGCCCGAACCTGAAACTGCTCCGGAGCGCGGCGATGTTCAAACCGCCCGAAATCGGCAGCGAGAAGGGCTTCCACCAGGACGCGGCCTACTACCCGATCCACCCGATGGACCACGTCACGGTCTGGATCGCCCTCGACGACGCGACGCCGGAAAACGGCTGCATGAACGTCGTCCCCGGCGCGCACAAAGACGGGATCCTCGGCCACGAGGCCGTCGAGTACGACACCGACATCGTGATCGGCGAGCGCGACTACGACGCCGACGACGCCGTCGCGGTTCCGATGGAGGCCGGGAGCGTCCTCTTCCAGCACTGCCTGACGCCCCACTACACCGCGCCGAACACCTCCGAACACTGGCGGCGCGCGCTCATCATGGCCTACATGCGTTCGCGTTCGCGCTTTACCAAGTCCGACGAGGAACTCCCCGGCTGGGTGGACTCCGTTCACATCACGGGCGAGGAGTTCCCGGGTTGCGTTTGA
- a CDS encoding class I SAM-dependent methyltransferase: MSDRTAETERSDADLDAISHPWFAALYDAMVPMEWLLASHREYLSRDLSGRVLDLGAGTGSMWPYLTDAVEQADSEGRGIEVHAIEPDVHMRRRAERAAAKAGLSVDLRDARAESLPYPDDAFDAVLSGMVFCTVAQPDRALEEVARVLAPGGEFRFLEHVRADGWRGRGQRLANPLWKRAAGGCQLTRDTVGRFVGHESFGVVEIARVDVGVFPAAPFVRGRLRRLDDR; encoded by the coding sequence ATGAGCGACCGGACGGCCGAAACCGAGCGTTCGGATGCCGACCTCGACGCGATCTCTCACCCGTGGTTCGCGGCGCTGTACGACGCCATGGTCCCAATGGAATGGTTACTGGCGTCCCACCGCGAGTACCTGTCTCGGGATCTCTCGGGGCGAGTACTCGACCTGGGCGCGGGGACCGGCTCGATGTGGCCGTATCTGACTGACGCAGTCGAACAGGCAGATTCCGAGGGGCGGGGGATCGAGGTCCACGCGATCGAGCCCGATGTGCACATGCGCCGGCGAGCCGAACGTGCGGCGGCGAAAGCGGGGCTTTCGGTCGACCTGCGGGACGCGCGTGCCGAGTCGCTGCCGTATCCCGACGACGCGTTCGACGCGGTGCTGTCGGGGATGGTCTTCTGTACGGTCGCCCAGCCGGACCGCGCGCTCGAGGAGGTCGCCCGCGTGCTGGCACCGGGCGGCGAGTTCCGGTTTCTCGAGCATGTCCGGGCGGACGGCTGGCGCGGGCGCGGACAGCGTCTGGCCAACCCACTCTGGAAGCGCGCTGCGGGCGGCTGTCAGCTCACTCGGGACACCGTAGGGCGGTTCGTGGGCCACGAATCGTTCGGGGTTGTGGAGATAGCGCGCGTCGACGTCGGCGTCTTCCCGGCGGCGCCGTTCGTGAGGGGGCGACTCCGGCGGCTCGACGACCGATAG
- the hpt gene encoding hypoxanthine/guanine phosphoribosyltransferase, with protein sequence MEKLIESLDDAPIVDKDGYEYLVHPISNGVPMLDAELLREVVVEVMQTADLNVDKIVAPEAMGIHLATALSLQTDIPLVVIRKRSYGLDGEVSLHQQTGYSQSEMYINDVEAGDRVVIVDDMLSTGGTLAAICDALDDIGAEIVDVVVVMRKVGESALDDTKFEATSLLDISVEDGEVTVH encoded by the coding sequence ATGGAGAAGCTCATCGAGTCGTTAGACGACGCACCGATCGTCGACAAGGACGGGTACGAGTACCTCGTCCACCCGATCAGCAACGGCGTCCCGATGTTAGACGCCGAACTGTTACGGGAGGTCGTCGTCGAGGTCATGCAAACCGCCGATCTGAACGTCGACAAGATCGTCGCCCCCGAGGCGATGGGAATCCACCTGGCGACCGCACTCTCCTTACAGACAGACATCCCACTGGTCGTCATCCGCAAGCGCTCGTACGGTCTCGACGGCGAGGTTTCGCTCCACCAGCAGACCGGCTACTCTCAGTCAGAGATGTACATTAACGACGTTGAGGCGGGCGACCGCGTCGTCATCGTTGACGACATGCTCTCGACTGGCGGCACGCTCGCGGCCATCTGTGACGCCTTAGACGACATCGGCGCCGAGATCGTCGACGTCGTCGTCGTGATGCGAAAGGTGGGCGAGTCGGCACTCGACGACACGAAGTTCGAGGCGACGAGCCTCCTCGATATCTCGGTCGAAGACGGCGAGGTTACGGTCCACTGA
- a CDS encoding redox-regulated ATPase YchF → MNYRIGLVGKPSVGKSSFFNAATMNDVPEGAYPFTTIDPSVGEAYVRVEDAAPEFDEVSTPSVGYLEGDVRFVPTKLVDVAGLIPGAHEGKGLGNQFLTDLNETDVLIHVVDFSGQTDSEGEPTEGHDPREDIDFLETELDQWYLEVLKKGINRYESGYTTEDDAIEAELAEQMSAFKTTEDEIKLLIRRTGVGFDPEEWDETDKLELAREIRRETKPMVIAANKMDTPEAAENFEEIAVDPDYEHLTIVPCSAHAEKALKTADEGGVVDYRPGDDDFEIVGDISAEQEKGLEQIRDFLDEYGASGVQAALETALFDVLGVVPVFPGGANGLGNERGEVLPDCYLIPPESTAEDFAYSLHSDIGDGFLHAIDCRTNRQLGKNYEVEPRDVIEVITTN, encoded by the coding sequence ATGAACTACCGAATCGGACTCGTCGGCAAACCCTCTGTCGGCAAGTCCTCGTTTTTCAACGCCGCGACGATGAACGACGTCCCCGAGGGGGCGTATCCGTTCACCACGATCGATCCCAGCGTCGGCGAGGCCTACGTCCGCGTCGAGGACGCCGCCCCCGAGTTCGACGAGGTGTCGACGCCGAGCGTGGGCTACCTCGAGGGTGACGTCCGCTTCGTCCCGACGAAGCTCGTCGACGTGGCCGGGCTGATCCCCGGCGCCCACGAGGGGAAAGGACTGGGCAACCAGTTCCTGACCGACTTGAACGAGACCGACGTGTTGATCCACGTCGTCGACTTCTCTGGCCAGACCGACAGCGAGGGCGAGCCCACGGAGGGCCACGACCCGCGCGAGGATATCGACTTCCTCGAGACGGAACTCGATCAGTGGTACCTCGAGGTGCTCAAGAAGGGGATCAACCGCTACGAATCGGGCTACACGACCGAAGACGACGCGATCGAAGCGGAGCTAGCCGAGCAGATGAGCGCGTTCAAGACGACCGAAGACGAGATCAAGCTCCTGATCCGCCGAACCGGCGTCGGCTTCGATCCCGAGGAGTGGGACGAGACCGACAAGCTCGAACTCGCCCGGGAGATCCGGCGGGAGACCAAGCCGATGGTGATCGCAGCGAACAAGATGGACACGCCCGAGGCGGCGGAGAACTTCGAGGAGATCGCTGTCGATCCCGACTACGAGCACCTCACGATCGTCCCCTGTAGCGCCCACGCCGAGAAGGCACTCAAAACGGCCGACGAGGGCGGTGTCGTCGACTACCGGCCCGGTGACGACGACTTCGAAATCGTCGGCGACATCTCGGCAGAGCAGGAGAAGGGACTCGAACAGATTCGGGACTTCCTCGACGAGTACGGCGCGTCTGGGGTCCAGGCCGCCCTGGAGACGGCACTGTTCGACGTCCTCGGCGTCGTCCCCGTCTTCCCCGGCGGCGCAAACGGCCTGGGCAACGAGCGCGGGGAGGTGCTGCCCGACTGCTACCTGATCCCGCCGGAGTCGACCGCGGAGGACTTCGCCTACAGTCTCCACTCCGATATCGGCGACGGCTTCCTCCACGCGATCGACTGCCGGACGAACCGCCAGCTCGGCAAGAACTACGAGGTCGAGCCCCGGGACGTCATCGAAGTGATCACGACGAACTGA
- a CDS encoding ABC transporter permease, translating to MSPQTAESDVARTANTFAGDAWVNFKRWNLKAVRNPFVLLVSLAQPVIFLVLFTEVFGNVAGGAVSQDLPGVDYTTFLVPAIAIQVALASAVTSGIGLVNDIENGMFEKVLVSPMDRTAVFVGKTAAEVFRIAIQVVIILGLGVLLGAEIATGLVGVVAIVAIAILFSIWFIAFSNVLAVVTRDQESTIIGANLLQFPLLFLSSAFLPLDVLPTWIQRFAAINPVTYGVDASRAMMVDEDVMTVLDVTAFDGVLNTVVPAVAVLAAIGAAFGAVAVHLLSKATSSAVR from the coding sequence GTGAGCCCCCAGACCGCCGAGTCGGACGTTGCCCGAACCGCGAATACGTTCGCCGGCGATGCCTGGGTCAACTTCAAGCGCTGGAACCTCAAAGCCGTCCGCAACCCGTTCGTGTTGCTCGTCTCGCTCGCCCAGCCCGTCATCTTCCTCGTGCTGTTTACGGAGGTGTTCGGCAACGTCGCCGGCGGCGCCGTCAGCCAGGACCTACCGGGCGTCGACTACACGACGTTTCTCGTACCGGCGATCGCGATCCAGGTCGCGCTGGCCTCGGCGGTCACCTCCGGGATCGGACTCGTCAACGACATCGAGAACGGCATGTTCGAGAAGGTGCTCGTCTCGCCGATGGATCGGACGGCCGTCTTCGTCGGGAAGACCGCCGCCGAGGTGTTCCGGATCGCGATCCAGGTCGTCATCATCCTCGGACTCGGCGTCCTGCTCGGCGCAGAGATCGCGACCGGGCTCGTCGGCGTCGTAGCCATCGTCGCGATCGCGATCCTCTTTTCGATCTGGTTCATCGCGTTCTCGAACGTCCTCGCGGTCGTAACCAGAGACCAGGAGTCGACGATCATCGGCGCCAACCTGCTGCAGTTCCCCCTCCTCTTTCTCTCGAGTGCGTTTCTACCGCTTGACGTCCTCCCGACCTGGATCCAGCGCTTCGCTGCGATTAACCCCGTCACCTACGGCGTCGACGCGTCGCGAGCGATGATGGTCGACGAGGACGTGATGACCGTCCTCGACGTGACCGCCTTCGACGGCGTGCTCAACACTGTCGTCCCCGCTGTCGCCGTGTTAGCCGCGATCGGTGCGGCGTTCGGCGCGGTGGCTGTCCACCTGCTCTCGAAGGCGACGAGTTCGGCCGTTCGCTAA
- a CDS encoding divalent metal cation transporter: MTDVAVERTETEHIGVRRYFSKLGPTWLAGAIAAGPATMAAVITAGAVFGYDMLWVVILAAVLGATAQYLSMRLGLLTEQGIVATVEERLGTFWAWVLVIDTVLASGLAQIVIMKTVADVSAMATGIDARIWGVLWALALAVGLAGGGYYIAELGAKLIVSAVVIAFIASAFIVPTDGTAAVSGLAPSIPTDAGAALIIAGVLGGAVHITLITMQTYTMRARGWTRKEYDLGLFDVGSSMLVAFGLFSVATFIVAASVLHTPEISGAELDALAAADALGPLAGEYAAAIFMIGLWGAAISTLGANTVVPPYLIADKLDWEQDVSDSRFRAAVVAVALIGALGAFLEGGFFPLLTLMLAFGLVGTPFALVIVLYLLNDSKTVPETNSWLANLAAIVLIVVTTVLAADFVREEAPAATSEFSSAGVVIFAVVMGIATLGLIGKYAGEQVGSGAS; encoded by the coding sequence ATGACCGACGTAGCGGTTGAGCGGACAGAGACGGAACACATCGGCGTGAGGAGATACTTCTCGAAGCTTGGACCGACCTGGCTCGCGGGCGCGATCGCCGCGGGACCGGCGACGATGGCTGCGGTGATCACTGCCGGCGCGGTGTTCGGCTACGACATGCTGTGGGTCGTCATCCTCGCAGCGGTGCTGGGCGCGACCGCGCAGTACCTCTCGATGCGCCTGGGACTGCTCACCGAACAGGGAATCGTCGCCACCGTCGAGGAGCGTCTGGGCACGTTCTGGGCGTGGGTGCTGGTGATCGATACGGTACTCGCCTCGGGACTCGCCCAGATCGTGATCATGAAAACGGTCGCCGACGTCAGCGCGATGGCCACTGGGATCGACGCGCGAATCTGGGGCGTCCTGTGGGCGCTCGCCCTCGCGGTCGGGCTGGCCGGGGGCGGCTACTACATCGCCGAGCTCGGCGCGAAGCTCATCGTCTCGGCGGTGGTCATCGCCTTCATCGCTTCTGCGTTCATCGTCCCAACCGACGGAACGGCTGCGGTCTCGGGGCTCGCGCCGTCAATTCCGACCGACGCCGGTGCCGCGTTGATTATCGCAGGCGTGCTCGGCGGTGCCGTCCACATCACGCTCATCACGATGCAGACGTACACGATGCGGGCCCGCGGCTGGACCCGCAAGGAGTACGACCTCGGGCTGTTCGACGTCGGTAGCTCGATGCTCGTCGCGTTCGGCCTCTTCAGCGTCGCGACGTTCATCGTCGCCGCCAGTGTGTTGCACACTCCCGAGATCTCCGGCGCGGAACTCGACGCTCTCGCCGCCGCCGACGCGCTCGGCCCACTGGCCGGCGAGTACGCCGCCGCGATCTTCATGATCGGACTGTGGGGCGCCGCGATTTCGACGCTCGGCGCAAACACCGTCGTCCCGCCGTACCTGATCGCCGACAAACTCGACTGGGAGCAAGACGTCTCTGACTCGCGGTTTCGCGCTGCCGTCGTCGCCGTCGCGCTGATCGGCGCCCTCGGCGCGTTCCTCGAGGGCGGATTCTTCCCGCTGCTGACGCTGATGCTCGCGTTCGGACTCGTCGGAACTCCGTTCGCACTCGTCATTGTGCTCTACTTGCTCAACGATTCGAAGACAGTGCCGGAGACGAACTCCTGGCTTGCGAACCTCGCCGCGATCGTCCTCATCGTCGTGACGACGGTACTCGCCGCCGACTTCGTCCGCGAAGAGGCGCCGGCCGCGACGAGTGAGTTTAGCTCGGCTGGCGTCGTGATCTTTGCCGTCGTGATGGGGATCGCGACCCTCGGGCTGATCGGGAAGTACGCTGGAGAGCAGGTCGGGTCGGGCGCGAGCTGA
- a CDS encoding purine permease, producing the protein MSNDADGRMDLEYELDDRPPLPKSVLLAIQHVAVMIVPATAVAYVVAGDVGLSGPDLTYIVQMVLLFSGIATVVQAYTIGPIGAKLPLVMGTSFTFVGAIISIGIDFGMAAVFGAILVTGFLVEGVIGWQFERIKPFFPPLVTGLVVVIIGLYLIPVGMEYAAGGVGEPDFGATHNVGLAALVLGVAIALNLFTRGSTRLLSVLAAIAVGYAAAIALDFGFGVDVVDFSPIGEAAWFAIPEPTRFGVEFEPIAIVTFAFLFLVSAMETVGDMSGVTAAEGRSPDEKEVRGGLFTDGFASSLGSIFAAFPVTSFSQNVGIVSFTGVMSRHVVAIAGGILALLGLSPVVGALVTTIPSAVFGGAVILMAGMVAASGVRLIVLHTDFDRRNMVIVATSLGLGLGIATTPEAIQGLPSAAETFFGEPVILTALSALILNTFVPGEQSPLFDAPGTDSTETAAPTPSDD; encoded by the coding sequence ATGTCGAACGACGCGGACGGACGGATGGATCTCGAATACGAACTCGACGACAGACCGCCCCTACCGAAGTCGGTGCTGCTGGCGATCCAACACGTCGCGGTGATGATCGTGCCGGCGACGGCGGTGGCGTACGTCGTCGCCGGCGACGTCGGGCTCTCGGGGCCTGACCTCACCTACATCGTCCAGATGGTGTTGCTGTTCTCGGGTATCGCCACCGTCGTTCAGGCCTATACCATCGGACCGATCGGCGCGAAGCTCCCCCTCGTGATGGGGACGAGCTTCACGTTCGTCGGCGCGATCATCTCGATTGGCATCGACTTCGGGATGGCTGCGGTCTTCGGCGCGATCCTGGTGACCGGATTTCTCGTCGAGGGCGTCATCGGCTGGCAGTTCGAACGCATCAAACCCTTCTTCCCGCCGCTCGTCACTGGCCTCGTTGTCGTCATCATCGGCCTCTACCTCATCCCAGTCGGAATGGAGTACGCCGCTGGCGGCGTCGGCGAGCCCGACTTCGGCGCCACCCACAACGTCGGACTGGCCGCCCTCGTCCTCGGCGTCGCCATCGCGCTCAACCTCTTTACCCGCGGATCCACCCGGCTGCTGAGCGTCCTCGCAGCCATCGCCGTCGGCTACGCCGCCGCCATCGCGCTCGACTTCGGGTTCGGGGTCGACGTCGTCGACTTCTCGCCGATCGGCGAGGCTGCCTGGTTCGCGATCCCCGAGCCGACGCGCTTTGGCGTCGAGTTCGAGCCGATCGCGATCGTTACCTTCGCCTTCCTCTTTCTGGTCTCCGCGATGGAGACCGTCGGCGACATGTCCGGCGTCACGGCCGCCGAGGGGCGTTCTCCCGACGAGAAGGAGGTCCGAGGCGGCCTCTTCACCGACGGCTTCGCCAGTTCGCTCGGCTCGATCTTCGCGGCCTTCCCCGTGACCTCGTTCTCCCAGAACGTCGGGATCGTCAGCTTCACTGGCGTGATGAGCCGTCACGTCGTCGCGATCGCCGGCGGCATCCTCGCTCTGCTGGGGCTGAGCCCGGTCGTCGGCGCGCTCGTGACGACGATCCCGAGTGCGGTCTTCGGCGGCGCGGTCATCCTGATGGCCGGGATGGTCGCCGCCAGCGGCGTCCGGCTGATCGTCCTCCACACCGACTTCGACCGGCGGAACATGGTCATCGTCGCGACCTCCCTCGGCCTCGGTCTCGGTATCGCGACCACGCCCGAAGCGATTCAAGGGCTGCCGAGCGCGGCCGAGACGTTCTTCGGCGAGCCGGTGATCCTCACGGCGCTATCGGCGCTCATCCTCAACACGTTCGTCCCCGGTGAGCAGAGCCCACTGTTCGACGCGCCCGGCACTGATTCGACGGAGACGGCGGCGCCGACGCCGAGCGACGACTGA
- a CDS encoding VOC family protein produces the protein MTDEPEITATPPDSPINVTGTDHITLIGSNEEDTIEYYRDLLGMPLVLKQPNLDDPNSTHLFFDTGDGRIITFFVGDRPTNANPLRHQIGSVHHLSFSIDPEDFVDTREALAEAGYGSNVFDRGIFFSLYTRDPNGLTIELSTDKYDIPDDRRGEVLATAQRLRVEDGADYAEDEHLAAALEELGLDAEPYDLPDAPTGAGV, from the coding sequence ATGACCGACGAGCCGGAGATCACTGCGACCCCACCGGACAGCCCCATCAACGTCACCGGAACCGATCACATCACCCTCATCGGGAGCAACGAGGAGGATACGATCGAGTACTACCGCGATCTGCTGGGGATGCCCCTCGTGTTGAAACAGCCGAACCTCGACGATCCAAACTCGACGCACCTCTTTTTCGATACGGGTGACGGGCGGATCATCACCTTCTTCGTCGGCGACCGGCCGACGAACGCGAACCCGCTTCGCCACCAGATCGGTTCGGTCCACCACCTCTCGTTCTCGATCGACCCCGAGGACTTCGTCGACACCCGCGAGGCCTTAGCCGAGGCCGGCTACGGCTCGAACGTTTTCGACCGGGGCATCTTCTTCTCGCTGTACACCCGCGATCCCAACGGCCTGACGATCGAACTCTCGACCGACAAGTACGACATTCCCGACGACCGTCGCGGCGAGGTCCTGGCGACCGCCCAGCGCCTCCGCGTCGAGGACGGCGCCGACTACGCGGAGGACGAGCACCTCGCGGCCGCCTTAGAGGAACTCGGCCTCGACGCCGAGCCGTACGACCTGCCCGACGCGCCGACGGGCGCGGGCGTCTGA
- a CDS encoding ATP-binding cassette domain-containing protein, giving the protein MSNDQPPSAIETEGLELVYGDGTRAVDGVDLTVSRGEFFGFLGPNGAGKTTTIKVLATLLSPTAGDVRVNGFDVRSESRAVRESIGYMAQETSVDPELTAEENIRFACEAYGVPRGERDERTAELLDLVDLADVADKRSEEFSGGMRKRLDAATALVHRPPLVFLDEPTTGLDPSARNRLWEYFRRINEQGTTILLTTQYLAEADALCERLAVILDGGIVADGSPADLKRQVGGDVLDIEIGDGADARSRAAAIAREFDAFAAASVEETDDGISVTAETARESGTDLLVALRDADITVTGFNVRAPTLDDVFLAITGERVDAEDADLAEVSP; this is encoded by the coding sequence ATGTCGAACGACCAGCCCCCGTCCGCGATCGAGACCGAGGGGCTCGAACTGGTGTACGGAGACGGCACTCGGGCGGTCGACGGCGTTGATCTGACGGTTTCCCGCGGGGAATTCTTCGGATTCCTCGGCCCGAACGGTGCCGGAAAGACGACGACGATCAAGGTCCTCGCGACGCTGCTCTCGCCGACCGCCGGCGACGTGCGAGTGAACGGCTTCGACGTTCGATCTGAGTCGCGGGCAGTCCGCGAGTCGATCGGCTATATGGCCCAGGAAACCAGCGTCGATCCGGAGCTCACCGCCGAAGAGAACATTCGCTTCGCCTGTGAGGCCTACGGCGTCCCGCGAGGCGAGCGCGACGAGCGAACCGCCGAACTACTCGACCTCGTCGACCTCGCCGATGTCGCGGACAAGCGTTCAGAGGAGTTCTCCGGCGGGATGCGCAAGCGACTCGACGCCGCCACCGCGCTCGTCCACCGGCCGCCGCTGGTGTTTCTGGACGAGCCGACGACCGGCCTCGACCCGTCGGCGCGAAACCGCCTCTGGGAGTACTTCCGGCGGATCAACGAGCAGGGGACGACGATCCTTCTCACGACGCAGTACCTGGCGGAAGCCGACGCCCTCTGTGAGCGTCTCGCGGTGATCTTAGACGGCGGGATCGTCGCCGACGGCTCCCCGGCCGACCTGAAGCGTCAGGTCGGTGGCGACGTCCTCGATATCGAGATCGGCGACGGAGCAGACGCCCGGTCCCGCGCGGCGGCGATCGCCCGCGAGTTCGACGCGTTCGCCGCCGCCAGCGTCGAGGAGACCGACGACGGCATCAGCGTCACCGCCGAGACAGCCCGCGAGTCCGGGACGGACCTGCTCGTCGCGCTGCGTGACGCGGATATCACTGTCACCGGCTTCAACGTCCGCGCGCCGACGCTCGACGACGTCTTCCTCGCGATCACCGGCGAGCGCGTCGACGCCGAGGACGCCGACCTCGCGGAGGTGTCGCCGTGA